A window from Myxococcus fulvus encodes these proteins:
- a CDS encoding imelysin family protein, translating to MKRTSLPLRLALAPALLTGSLFLAACGDDDSDTPNEGDSKVTTELVVTFADKVVVPTYARLATRLTELDAACVALATAPTAEKLTAAKAAWRAARIPWEQSEGFLFGPVDSFGYDPALDSWPVSHTELEAVLANNDALTQQYVSNLKNEQKGFHTLEYLIYGDGGTKTVAQLTPRELEYVTALSAELKAVGQLLHGAWAQAHDGNPPFRDTLATAGQSGNTAYPSVEAAAQEIVGGITTILDEVANGKIAEPYDTKDPDVVESQFAYNSLEDFTNNIRSVENAYLGHQQGGAKTGTSLRDVVGVDSALDAKIRQQIAGSISALAAVREPFRDSIRDETERPKIAAAQEAIRALHDTFQGEVLPLLSK from the coding sequence ATGAAGCGTACGTCCCTGCCCCTGCGTCTGGCGCTCGCGCCCGCGCTCCTCACCGGCTCGCTGTTCCTCGCGGCCTGCGGCGATGATGATTCCGACACCCCCAACGAGGGTGACTCCAAGGTCACCACGGAGCTCGTCGTCACGTTCGCGGACAAGGTCGTGGTGCCGACCTATGCGCGACTGGCCACGCGGCTGACGGAGCTGGACGCGGCCTGCGTCGCGCTCGCGACGGCGCCCACGGCGGAGAAGCTGACGGCGGCCAAGGCGGCCTGGCGCGCGGCGCGCATCCCCTGGGAGCAGAGCGAGGGCTTCCTCTTCGGCCCCGTGGACAGCTTCGGCTATGACCCGGCGCTGGACAGCTGGCCGGTCAGCCACACCGAGCTGGAGGCGGTGCTGGCCAACAACGACGCCCTCACGCAGCAGTACGTGAGCAACCTCAAGAACGAGCAGAAGGGCTTCCACACGCTGGAGTACCTCATCTACGGCGATGGCGGCACCAAGACGGTCGCGCAGCTGACGCCCCGCGAGCTGGAGTACGTCACGGCCCTGTCCGCGGAGCTCAAGGCCGTGGGCCAGCTGCTGCACGGCGCATGGGCGCAGGCGCACGACGGCAACCCGCCGTTCCGTGACACGCTCGCGACGGCGGGTCAGTCCGGCAACACCGCGTATCCGTCCGTGGAGGCCGCCGCCCAGGAGATCGTCGGTGGCATCACCACCATCCTGGACGAGGTCGCCAACGGGAAGATCGCCGAGCCCTACGACACCAAGGACCCGGACGTGGTGGAGAGCCAGTTCGCGTACAACTCGCTCGAGGACTTCACCAACAACATCCGCAGCGTGGAGAACGCGTACCTGGGTCACCAGCAGGGCGGGGCCAAGACGGGCACGTCGCTGCGTGACGTGGTGGGCGTGGACAGCGCGCTCGACGCGAAGATCCGCCAGCAGATCGCCGGCTCCATCAGCGCCCTGGCCGCCGTCCGCGAGCCGTTCCGTGACTCCATCCGTGACGAGACGGAGCGCCCGAAGATCGCCGCCGCGCAGGAGGCCATCCGCGCCCTGCACGACACCTTCCAGGGCGAGGTCCTGCCCCTGCTGTCGAAGTGA
- a CDS encoding DUF3108 domain-containing protein, producing the protein MSTLRTLLATCLMLTSGGAAWAQLPDTEADKPEGEKPAEATEAKPDEAPITVEPCAQALPALRMPLAFMPGEVLEFDLDAMGAQAGKMTLRVQKPQDGQIPVLAQAETNSFFSKVRRVRGSATTWLNPRTLRPKRYVEDATENEMRRKVEVAFTHKDRAIKVDYQIGQRPKGQYNYTYDKDGLDVAGSIYLLRQLPLEENLSVCFDVYGVRRLWRMQGQVLKKEKVTTPLGQFDAWHLVGTAVRLDRPKQKREVHVWLSDDARRLPLAAVGTLDLGAVRATLTSVSRPGEKRQEAGPGKEEMKW; encoded by the coding sequence ATGAGCACCCTGCGCACCCTCCTGGCGACCTGCCTGATGCTGACCTCCGGCGGTGCCGCCTGGGCCCAGCTCCCCGATACCGAGGCCGACAAGCCCGAGGGCGAGAAGCCCGCCGAGGCCACCGAAGCCAAGCCCGACGAAGCCCCCATCACCGTGGAGCCCTGCGCGCAGGCGCTGCCCGCGCTGCGCATGCCGCTCGCGTTCATGCCCGGCGAGGTGCTCGAGTTCGACCTGGATGCCATGGGCGCGCAGGCCGGCAAGATGACCTTGCGCGTCCAGAAGCCCCAGGACGGACAGATTCCCGTGCTCGCGCAGGCGGAGACCAACTCCTTCTTCTCCAAGGTCCGCCGCGTGCGCGGCAGCGCCACCACCTGGCTCAACCCCCGCACGCTGCGCCCCAAGCGCTACGTCGAGGACGCCACCGAGAACGAGATGCGCCGCAAGGTGGAGGTCGCCTTCACGCACAAGGACCGCGCCATCAAGGTGGACTACCAGATCGGCCAGCGCCCCAAGGGCCAGTACAACTACACCTACGACAAGGACGGCCTGGACGTCGCCGGCTCCATCTACCTGCTGCGTCAGCTGCCGCTCGAGGAGAACCTCTCCGTCTGCTTCGACGTGTACGGCGTGCGCCGGCTGTGGCGCATGCAGGGCCAGGTCCTCAAGAAGGAGAAGGTGACCACGCCGCTGGGCCAGTTCGACGCCTGGCACCTGGTGGGCACCGCCGTCCGCCTGGACCGCCCCAAGCAGAAGCGCGAGGTGCACGTGTGGCTCTCCGACGACGCGCGCCGCCTGCCGCTCGCCGCCGTGGGCACGTTGGATTTGGGCGCCGTGCGCGCCACCCTCACCTCCGTCAGCCGCCCCGGCGAGAAGCGCCAGGAGGCCGGCCCCGGCAAGGAGGAGATGAAGTGGTGA
- a CDS encoding DUF4091 domain-containing protein → MGAGWAWVVMAALAATPEPRVVSPLVKVRPGSAFASRPVARLSVARGECEGTQVVLPDSARRLKVKPLLLGGPSDALHADIWRVGYLDVEVPSNSEGDVGPWPDALLPLGAPERDDAPPRPVVLYVEVCAKEDQTPGTYQGRLRASFNKLEHVSVPFTVEVQPFALPATSSLATSFGISLYSIARGHELAPESPEARELLRDYARVLLEHRVSAHGMSMTPPSVRFEGDTPIIDWSDYDAEMAPFLDGSLLASGARFTTSDVRDSRKADTEERKVAWYRAFAEHYRTKGWPTQLFFYAKDEPKPEDVPLVLAQSRRVRAAGGSRVLITTPMEEPLASAADILAPTLNCFFPRPGPQTCRAVHTLAQMREQLPEGTRIWWYQSCNSHGCDGGPSQKRAQERSYSGWASYMVDHPAVLNRAMGLLAFTSGVDGELYFDTVFAYNTKHDVWTDVFEFGGNGDGTLFYPGTPGRLGGFRHHPVASLRLKHLRDGLEDYEYLRLLSALGDEAFAKDAARKLVRSGWDIRRDAREWAQVRQLVTARLRQRWLASEFAKRPGRHTPKSTP, encoded by the coding sequence ATGGGCGCGGGATGGGCGTGGGTGGTGATGGCGGCGCTGGCCGCCACGCCGGAGCCGAGGGTGGTGTCTCCCCTGGTCAAGGTGCGCCCGGGCTCCGCCTTCGCGTCGCGCCCCGTGGCCCGCCTGAGCGTGGCCCGCGGCGAGTGCGAGGGCACGCAGGTGGTGCTGCCCGACTCGGCCCGTCGCCTGAAGGTGAAGCCGCTCTTGCTCGGCGGTCCATCGGACGCACTGCACGCGGACATCTGGCGCGTGGGCTACCTGGATGTCGAGGTGCCCTCCAACTCGGAGGGGGACGTGGGCCCATGGCCCGATGCCCTGTTGCCGCTCGGCGCCCCCGAGCGTGACGACGCCCCGCCCCGCCCCGTCGTGCTCTACGTGGAGGTCTGCGCGAAGGAGGACCAGACGCCGGGCACCTATCAGGGGCGCCTGCGCGCGAGCTTCAACAAGCTGGAGCACGTGAGCGTCCCTTTCACCGTGGAGGTGCAGCCCTTCGCGCTGCCGGCGACGTCCTCGCTGGCCACCAGCTTCGGCATCTCCCTGTACAGCATCGCCCGGGGCCACGAGCTCGCCCCCGAGTCACCGGAGGCCCGCGAGCTCTTGCGCGACTACGCGCGCGTGCTGCTGGAGCACCGCGTGAGCGCACATGGCATGAGCATGACGCCGCCGTCCGTGCGCTTCGAGGGCGACACGCCCATCATCGACTGGAGCGACTACGACGCGGAGATGGCGCCCTTCCTCGACGGGAGCCTGCTCGCGTCGGGTGCCCGCTTCACCACGTCGGACGTGCGCGACAGCCGCAAGGCGGACACCGAGGAGCGCAAGGTCGCCTGGTACCGCGCGTTCGCCGAGCACTACCGGACGAAGGGCTGGCCCACACAGCTCTTCTTCTATGCCAAGGACGAGCCGAAGCCGGAGGACGTGCCGCTCGTGCTCGCGCAGTCGCGCCGCGTGCGCGCCGCCGGGGGCAGCCGCGTGCTCATCACCACCCCCATGGAGGAGCCGCTCGCGAGCGCCGCCGACATCCTCGCGCCCACGCTCAACTGCTTCTTCCCCCGCCCCGGCCCCCAGACCTGCCGCGCCGTGCACACCCTTGCCCAGATGCGCGAGCAACTGCCCGAGGGCACCCGTATCTGGTGGTACCAGAGCTGCAACTCGCATGGCTGTGATGGAGGGCCGTCGCAGAAGCGCGCCCAGGAGCGCAGCTACAGCGGTTGGGCCTCATACATGGTGGACCACCCCGCCGTGCTCAACCGCGCCATGGGCCTGCTCGCCTTCACGAGCGGCGTGGACGGTGAGCTCTATTTCGACACCGTCTTCGCCTACAACACCAAGCACGACGTCTGGACCGACGTGTTCGAGTTCGGCGGCAACGGCGACGGCACCCTCTTCTACCCAGGCACGCCCGGCCGCCTGGGAGGTTTCCGACACCACCCCGTGGCGTCCTTGCGCCTCAAGCACCTGCGCGACGGGCTGGAGGACTACGAGTACCTCCGGCTGCTCTCCGCGCTGGGAGACGAGGCCTTCGCGAAAGACGCGGCGCGCAAGCTCGTGCGGTCCGGTTGGGACATCCGCCGGGATGCGCGAGAATGGGCGCAGGTCCGCCAGCTCGTGACGGCGAGGCTCCGGCAGCGGTGGTTGGCATCAGAATTCGCGAAGCGTCCGGGCCGTCACACGCCCAAGAGCACCCCGTAG
- a CDS encoding DUF3108 domain-containing protein — MRAQSNWGFAAVVAGLVWSATALGQESSANPAFGPGEQAQYRVKYLGMTAGTAQVTVGAPMKQWGEDVWPIVAVARSDALIGVWPIKDKFVSYWKADTQRVVGSDLHADENGKRRRQRIKMQPDGKSVFVVKQKEGEAPRESTAEVVEGTLDVTGATFALRNRELVVGGEYAYPVFTGSKSFTMRAKVESRETLKTELGTQEVFKTRVQAEFGGSLTSKRDMFVYLTTDARHVPVRIEADFALGTVVAEITDYEPGRTMAVASAESGG; from the coding sequence ATGCGTGCGCAGTCCAATTGGGGGTTCGCGGCGGTGGTGGCGGGCCTGGTCTGGTCGGCGACTGCCCTGGGCCAGGAGTCTTCCGCGAACCCGGCGTTCGGCCCCGGTGAGCAGGCGCAGTATCGCGTGAAGTACCTGGGCATGACAGCGGGCACCGCCCAGGTGACGGTGGGCGCGCCCATGAAGCAGTGGGGCGAGGACGTGTGGCCCATCGTCGCGGTGGCGCGCTCGGACGCGCTCATCGGCGTGTGGCCCATCAAGGACAAGTTCGTCTCCTACTGGAAGGCCGACACCCAGCGCGTGGTGGGCAGCGATTTGCACGCGGACGAGAACGGCAAGCGTCGCCGCCAGCGCATCAAGATGCAGCCGGATGGCAAGAGTGTCTTCGTCGTCAAGCAGAAGGAGGGCGAGGCGCCGCGCGAGTCCACGGCCGAGGTCGTCGAGGGCACGCTCGACGTGACGGGCGCGACCTTCGCGCTGCGCAACCGCGAGCTCGTCGTGGGCGGCGAGTACGCCTACCCGGTGTTCACCGGCAGCAAGAGCTTCACCATGCGCGCCAAGGTGGAGTCGCGCGAGACGCTGAAGACGGAGCTGGGGACGCAGGAGGTCTTCAAGACGCGGGTGCAGGCGGAGTTCGGCGGCAGCCTGACGTCGAAGCGGGACATGTTCGTCTACCTCACCACGGACGCGCGGCATGTCCCGGTGCGAATCGAGGCGGACTTCGCGCTCGGCACGGTGGTGGCGGAAATCACCGACTACGAGCCGGGGCGGACGATGGCGGTGGCGAGCGCGGAGAGCGGTGGGTAG
- a CDS encoding YggS family pyridoxal phosphate-dependent enzyme, giving the protein MSTGLAERLASVKARIAKACERAGRPVESVTLVAVSKLKPAALIREAYAAGQRDFGENYAQELRDKAQELSDLEGLRWHAIGPLQTNKVKYVAKVASAFHALDRLEVARELSKRREGTSPLPCYVEVNVGGESTKSGLEPAALPDFLGQARALPGLTLVGLMSLPPPTDDVARARGYFDALRELSRSHGLPGLSMGTTHDFELAIEAGATLVRVGTALFGERD; this is encoded by the coding sequence ATGAGCACGGGCCTGGCGGAGCGGCTGGCGTCGGTGAAGGCGCGCATCGCGAAGGCGTGCGAGCGCGCGGGGCGTCCGGTGGAGTCGGTGACGCTGGTGGCGGTGTCCAAGCTCAAGCCGGCGGCGCTCATCCGCGAGGCATACGCTGCGGGTCAGCGCGACTTCGGGGAGAACTACGCGCAGGAGCTGCGCGACAAGGCCCAGGAGCTGTCGGACCTGGAGGGCCTGCGCTGGCACGCCATCGGCCCCCTGCAGACGAACAAGGTGAAGTACGTGGCGAAGGTGGCCAGCGCCTTCCATGCGTTGGACCGGCTGGAGGTGGCGCGCGAGCTGTCCAAGCGGCGCGAGGGCACCTCTCCCCTCCCCTGCTACGTCGAGGTCAACGTGGGCGGGGAGTCCACCAAGTCGGGCCTGGAGCCCGCCGCCCTGCCCGACTTCCTGGGCCAGGCGCGAGCGCTGCCGGGCCTCACGCTGGTGGGGCTGATGTCGCTGCCGCCGCCCACCGACGACGTGGCCCGCGCGCGCGGATACTTCGACGCGCTGCGCGAGCTGTCCCGGAGCCATGGCCTGCCCGGGCTCTCCATGGGCACCACGCACGACTTCGAGCTGGCCATCGAGGCGGGCGCCACGCTGGTGCGGGTGGGCACCGCCCTCTTCGGCGAGCGGGACTGA
- a CDS encoding Maf family protein — protein MHTHADQTLLVLASGSPRRRDFLSQLGLTFTVSAADIDETPHPGEEAAAYVLRLAREKARVVAERSPGAFVLAADTTVALGMTLLGKPQDPAEARAMLTSLSGKTHDVYTGVALAGRYDEALAVHTRVTFRELSAGEIDWYVGTGEPVDRAGAYAIQGKGGFLVARIEGSPTNVVGLPLGETLALLTRAGVPLAWKPTP, from the coding sequence ATGCACACGCACGCTGATCAAACGTTGCTCGTCCTGGCCTCCGGTTCTCCCCGTCGCCGGGACTTCCTGTCGCAACTGGGGCTCACTTTTACCGTCTCCGCGGCGGACATCGACGAGACGCCCCACCCAGGCGAGGAGGCGGCCGCCTACGTCCTGCGGCTGGCGCGCGAGAAGGCCCGCGTCGTGGCCGAGCGCTCGCCGGGCGCCTTCGTGCTCGCGGCGGACACCACGGTGGCACTGGGCATGACGCTGCTGGGCAAGCCCCAGGACCCGGCCGAGGCCCGCGCCATGCTCACCAGCCTGTCCGGGAAGACGCACGATGTGTACACGGGCGTCGCGCTCGCGGGCCGGTATGACGAGGCGCTCGCGGTCCACACGCGCGTCACCTTCCGGGAGCTGAGCGCCGGCGAAATCGACTGGTACGTGGGCACGGGCGAGCCGGTGGACCGGGCGGGCGCCTATGCCATCCAGGGCAAGGGCGGCTTCCTCGTCGCGCGCATCGAGGGCAGCCCCACCAACGTCGTCGGCCTGCCGCTGGGCGAGACGCTCGCGCTGCTGACGCGCGCCGGCGTGCCCCTGGCCTGGAAGCCCACGCCATGA
- a CDS encoding sensor domain-containing diguanylate cyclase, which yields MNPADLLSAMKRTVEQLAAYNEMAKALTSTLELREVLALVMQKVSSLLLPRNWSLILLDERTGKLYFEIAVGEGAGVLKGLQLNPGEGIAGAVFSSGVARLVHDVGGDPSFAPRFDEASAFHTRSILAVPLLSRGHVLGVIELVNGPTDPPFSNDDLTTLTAIADYAAIAIENARNFRRVQELTITDEHTGCYNARHLRALLDTEVKRSARFRHPLSLVFLDLDHFKSVNDRFGHLMGSATLKEVGDLLMSLGRNGLDAVFRYGGDEFAILLVETDQDGAAQIGQKVCEAFRGRSFLQEHGLDVRVTASVGVATYPDHATSALDLIRSADFAMYGAKARGRDALCVAEPPGPDSSSGGSDFPVR from the coding sequence ATGAATCCCGCGGACCTCCTGTCGGCCATGAAGCGGACGGTGGAGCAACTGGCCGCCTACAACGAGATGGCGAAGGCGTTGACGTCCACGCTGGAGCTGCGCGAGGTGCTCGCGCTCGTCATGCAGAAGGTCAGCAGCCTGCTGCTGCCTCGCAACTGGTCCCTCATCCTCCTGGACGAGCGCACCGGGAAGCTCTACTTCGAAATCGCGGTGGGCGAGGGCGCCGGCGTCCTCAAGGGCCTGCAGCTCAACCCCGGTGAGGGCATCGCCGGGGCCGTGTTCTCCTCCGGCGTCGCCCGGCTGGTGCACGACGTGGGCGGGGACCCCAGCTTCGCGCCCCGCTTCGACGAGGCCTCCGCCTTCCACACCCGCTCCATCCTCGCCGTGCCCCTGCTGTCGCGCGGGCACGTGCTGGGCGTCATCGAGCTGGTCAACGGCCCCACGGACCCGCCGTTCTCCAACGACGACCTCACCACGCTGACGGCCATCGCGGACTACGCGGCCATCGCGATTGAGAACGCGCGCAACTTCCGCCGGGTGCAGGAGCTCACCATCACCGACGAGCACACCGGCTGCTACAACGCCCGGCACCTGCGCGCGCTGCTGGACACGGAGGTGAAGCGCTCGGCGCGCTTCCGCCACCCGCTGTCGCTCGTGTTCCTGGACCTGGACCACTTCAAGAGCGTGAACGACAGGTTCGGCCACCTGATGGGCAGCGCCACGCTGAAGGAGGTGGGCGACCTGCTCATGTCCCTGGGGCGCAACGGGCTGGACGCCGTGTTCCGCTACGGGGGCGACGAGTTCGCCATCCTCCTGGTGGAGACGGACCAGGACGGCGCGGCCCAGATTGGCCAGAAGGTGTGCGAGGCCTTCCGCGGGCGCTCCTTCCTCCAGGAGCACGGCCTGGACGTGCGCGTCACCGCCAGCGTCGGCGTGGCCACCTACCCGGACCACGCCACCTCCGCGCTGGACCTCATCCGCTCCGCGGACTTCGCCATGTACGGCGCCAAGGCCCGGGGCCGGGATGCCCTCTGCGTCGCGGAGCCTCCGGGCCCGGACTCGTCCTCCGGCGGCTCCGACTTCCCGGTGCGCTGA
- a CDS encoding peptidylprolyl isomerase, with translation MDGLNPRKVLSLLFIIGIAVVFTLQFGPGSTGFGASGPVTAPGSVATVNGKEIPLRDFATAWARQMSFLRAQGSPIPESVARQFGMHNQVLDRLVNTELLAQAAEQRGITPSDEELRKLIHQNTDFHAKEGGFDFARYQQVLRDFYRKTPPEFETELRRQLAAQKMMEVVRANATVSDDEVRARYEKDGNQAKVVFARFLPTMYADKVAAPTPAQLTEWKKAHEKEIKDYFEANRFVYQQPERIRARQVLVKLPPEATAEQKAEALKKAEALKKEIDGGKDFAQVARDSSEDPGSKARGGDLGWVERGSWEPVLADAAFALKAGEVTAPVETKFGVHLVKVEEKQAAQDKKLEEVQDEIATTLFKQERAKETAKAEAQKALATVQGGKTLKELFPAEKEQPALLRFETETRPEAVETDSFTAEGEAVPHLGPAPALVKAAFAVSAPQVLGEVFPVGEGFVVAQVVERQKPDTAGFEQKKDALRVQAQQAKQIEVTESFLKALKKGGNVVTNPEAIDSVVGAG, from the coding sequence ATGGACGGTCTGAACCCCCGGAAGGTCCTCTCCCTGCTGTTCATCATCGGCATCGCGGTGGTGTTCACGCTGCAATTCGGGCCGGGCAGCACCGGCTTCGGCGCCTCGGGTCCGGTGACGGCACCCGGCTCGGTGGCCACCGTGAACGGCAAGGAGATTCCGCTGCGCGACTTCGCCACGGCCTGGGCCCGGCAGATGAGCTTCCTGCGAGCGCAGGGCAGCCCCATCCCCGAGTCCGTGGCCCGCCAGTTCGGCATGCACAATCAGGTGCTCGACAGGCTGGTGAACACGGAGTTGCTCGCCCAGGCGGCCGAGCAGCGCGGCATCACCCCGTCGGATGAGGAGCTGCGCAAGCTCATCCATCAGAACACGGACTTCCACGCCAAGGAGGGCGGGTTCGACTTCGCGCGCTACCAGCAGGTGCTGCGCGACTTCTACCGGAAGACGCCGCCGGAGTTCGAGACGGAGCTGCGCCGGCAGCTGGCCGCGCAGAAGATGATGGAGGTCGTCCGCGCCAATGCCACCGTGTCCGACGACGAGGTGCGCGCGCGCTACGAGAAGGACGGCAACCAGGCCAAGGTCGTCTTCGCGCGCTTCCTGCCCACCATGTACGCGGACAAGGTCGCCGCGCCCACGCCCGCGCAGCTGACGGAGTGGAAGAAGGCGCACGAGAAGGAGATCAAGGACTACTTCGAGGCCAACCGCTTCGTGTACCAGCAGCCCGAGCGCATCCGCGCGCGCCAGGTGCTGGTGAAGCTGCCCCCGGAGGCGACCGCCGAGCAGAAGGCGGAGGCGCTCAAGAAGGCGGAGGCGCTGAAGAAGGAGATCGACGGCGGCAAGGACTTCGCGCAGGTGGCGCGTGACTCCAGCGAGGACCCGGGCAGCAAGGCGCGCGGTGGCGACCTGGGCTGGGTGGAGCGCGGCAGCTGGGAGCCGGTGCTGGCGGACGCGGCGTTCGCGCTCAAGGCGGGCGAGGTGACGGCGCCGGTGGAGACGAAGTTCGGCGTGCACCTGGTGAAGGTGGAGGAGAAGCAGGCCGCCCAGGACAAGAAGCTGGAGGAGGTCCAGGACGAGATCGCCACCACGCTCTTCAAGCAGGAGCGCGCCAAGGAGACGGCGAAGGCGGAGGCCCAGAAGGCGCTGGCCACGGTGCAGGGTGGCAAGACGCTCAAGGAGCTCTTCCCCGCGGAGAAGGAGCAGCCGGCGCTGTTGCGCTTCGAGACGGAGACCCGTCCGGAGGCGGTGGAGACCGACAGCTTCACGGCCGAGGGTGAGGCGGTGCCGCACCTGGGCCCCGCGCCCGCGCTGGTGAAGGCGGCCTTCGCGGTGAGCGCGCCCCAGGTGCTGGGCGAGGTCTTCCCGGTGGGCGAGGGCTTCGTGGTGGCGCAGGTGGTCGAGCGCCAGAAGCCGGACACCGCGGGCTTCGAGCAGAAGAAGGACGCGCTGCGCGTGCAGGCCCAGCAGGCCAAGCAGATTGAAGTGACGGAGTCCTTCCTCAAGGCGCTGAAGAAGGGCGGCAACGTGGTGACCAACCCCGAGGCCATCGACTCGGTGGTCGGCGCCGGGTAG
- the mreC gene encoding rod shape-determining protein MreC, with protein sequence MLSLLKRYRRPLIVGVLLLYPLVAFLLSGRKGRDPNPIDRAVIAVTSPVQQALTATIEGSVSAVRHYLDLRGVRQENDALRLENLQLRASVQALGESRTENERLRKLLGYAEVAPGPEIPARVVGVNPVAKLLSVRISGGEKDGVFRGMSVVTPDGIVGQVIRATSSYSDVALVTDSQSRVAVLVQRSRARGTASGAGSGPLKLENMLRTEDVDNGDLIITSGTDGIYPPGLVVGRVTNLEKKEHGMFQGADIVPAVDTSKLEEVLVVGSPYKAMAQGSAAEGASK encoded by the coding sequence GTGCTGTCGCTCCTCAAGCGATACCGGCGTCCCCTGATTGTCGGCGTCCTGCTCCTCTACCCGCTGGTCGCCTTCTTGCTGAGCGGGCGCAAGGGCAGGGACCCCAACCCCATCGACCGGGCGGTCATCGCCGTCACCTCGCCCGTGCAGCAGGCGCTCACCGCCACCATCGAGGGCTCGGTGTCCGCGGTGCGCCACTACCTCGATCTGCGCGGGGTGAGGCAGGAGAATGACGCGCTGCGGCTGGAGAACCTCCAGCTGCGCGCCTCGGTGCAGGCCCTGGGGGAGTCGCGCACGGAGAACGAGCGGCTGCGCAAGCTGTTGGGGTACGCGGAGGTGGCGCCGGGGCCGGAGATTCCGGCGCGGGTGGTGGGCGTCAACCCGGTGGCGAAGCTGTTGTCGGTGCGCATCAGCGGCGGGGAGAAGGACGGGGTGTTCCGGGGCATGTCGGTGGTGACGCCGGACGGAATCGTGGGGCAGGTCATCCGGGCGACCTCCAGCTATTCGGACGTGGCGCTGGTGACGGACTCGCAGAGCCGGGTGGCGGTGCTGGTGCAGCGCTCCCGGGCGCGGGGCACGGCGTCGGGGGCGGGCAGCGGGCCGCTCAAGCTGGAGAACATGCTGCGCACCGAGGACGTGGACAACGGCGACCTCATCATCACCTCCGGCACGGATGGCATCTATCCTCCGGGCCTGGTGGTGGGCCGGGTGACGAACCTGGAGAAGAAGGAGCACGGCATGTTCCAGGGCGCGGACATCGTGCCGGCGGTGGACACCAGCAAGCTGGAGGAGGTGCTGGTGGTGGGCAGTCCCTACAAGGCGATGGCGCAGGGCAGCGCGGCGGAGGGTGCGTCGAAATGA